One region of Oryza glaberrima chromosome 7, OglaRS2, whole genome shotgun sequence genomic DNA includes:
- the LOC127778630 gene encoding universal stress protein PHOS32-like isoform X2, with protein sequence MQNPASHPVDLPLAAAPPPVKAPTPRPPTPASLQPESPGVFFTAAAAAAPVGSSHRRIAIAVDLSDESAYAVRWAVANYLRPGDAVILLHVRPTSVLYGADWGSVDLSLPAANPNPSGDPPSAEDDAEAAARKMEDDFDAFTASKADDLAKPLKDAGIPYKIHIVKDHDMKERLCLEVERLGLSAVIMGSKGFGASRRTSKGRLGSVSDYCVHHCVCPVVVVRFPDDGVAEGGEAGGASELAVGEEVLHPVPEEDAEYHDATEEHKDT encoded by the exons ATGCAGAACCCGGCGAGCCACCCCGTTGACCtgccgctggcggcggcgccgccgccggtgaaggCGCCGACCCCGCGCCCCCCCACGCCGGCGTCGCTGCAGCCGGAGTCCCCGGGGGTGTTCttcacggccgccgcggcggccgccccggTCGGGTCCTCGCACCGccgcatcgccatcgccgttgACCTCTCCGACGAGTCCGCCTACGCCGTCCGCTGGGCCGTCGCCAACTACCTCCGCCCCGGGGACGCCGTCATACTGCTGCACGTCCGCCCCACCTCCGTGCTCTACGGCGCCGACTGGGGCTCCGTCGACctctccctccccgccgccaaccctaaccctagcggCGACCCGCCGTCGGCCGAGGACGACGCTGAGGCCGCGGCCCGCAAGATGGAGGACGACTTCGACGCCTTCACCGCGTCCAAGGCCGACGACCTGGCCAAGCCGCTCAAGGACGCCGGGATCCCCTACAAGATCCACATCGTCAAGGATCACGACATGAAGGAGAGGCTCTGCCTCGAGGTGGAGAGGCTTGGGCTCAGCGCGGTCATCATGGGGAGCAAGGGCTTCGGCGCCTCCAGGCGGACCAGCAAGGGGAGGCTTGGAAGCGTCAGCGATTACTGCGTGCACCACTGTGTGTGccccgtggtggtggtgcgttTCCCCGACGATGGTGTGGCGGAGGGCGGAGAGGCCGGTGGCGCATCGGAGTTGGCGGTGGGCGAGGAAGTGCTGCACCCTGTTCCAGAGGAGGATGCCGAGTACCATGACGCCACTGAAGAGCACAAGG ATACTTGA
- the LOC127778630 gene encoding universal stress protein PHOS32-like isoform X1: protein MQNPASHPVDLPLAAAPPPVKAPTPRPPTPASLQPESPGVFFTAAAAAAPVGSSHRRIAIAVDLSDESAYAVRWAVANYLRPGDAVILLHVRPTSVLYGADWGSVDLSLPAANPNPSGDPPSAEDDAEAAARKMEDDFDAFTASKADDLAKPLKDAGIPYKIHIVKDHDMKERLCLEVERLGLSAVIMGSKGFGASRRTSKGRLGSVSDYCVHHCVCPVVVVRFPDDGVAEGGEAGGASELAVGEEVLHPVPEEDAEYHDATEEHKGNRWRIC from the exons ATGCAGAACCCGGCGAGCCACCCCGTTGACCtgccgctggcggcggcgccgccgccggtgaaggCGCCGACCCCGCGCCCCCCCACGCCGGCGTCGCTGCAGCCGGAGTCCCCGGGGGTGTTCttcacggccgccgcggcggccgccccggTCGGGTCCTCGCACCGccgcatcgccatcgccgttgACCTCTCCGACGAGTCCGCCTACGCCGTCCGCTGGGCCGTCGCCAACTACCTCCGCCCCGGGGACGCCGTCATACTGCTGCACGTCCGCCCCACCTCCGTGCTCTACGGCGCCGACTGGGGCTCCGTCGACctctccctccccgccgccaaccctaaccctagcggCGACCCGCCGTCGGCCGAGGACGACGCTGAGGCCGCGGCCCGCAAGATGGAGGACGACTTCGACGCCTTCACCGCGTCCAAGGCCGACGACCTGGCCAAGCCGCTCAAGGACGCCGGGATCCCCTACAAGATCCACATCGTCAAGGATCACGACATGAAGGAGAGGCTCTGCCTCGAGGTGGAGAGGCTTGGGCTCAGCGCGGTCATCATGGGGAGCAAGGGCTTCGGCGCCTCCAGGCGGACCAGCAAGGGGAGGCTTGGAAGCGTCAGCGATTACTGCGTGCACCACTGTGTGTGccccgtggtggtggtgcgttTCCCCGACGATGGTGTGGCGGAGGGCGGAGAGGCCGGTGGCGCATCGGAGTTGGCGGTGGGCGAGGAAGTGCTGCACCCTGTTCCAGAGGAGGATGCCGAGTACCATGACGCCACTGAAGAGCACAAGG GGAACAGGTGGCGAATCTGTTAA